Proteins from one Variovorax sp. TBS-050B genomic window:
- a CDS encoding AraC family transcriptional regulator: MTPLHERSTAEALDERVPGELLASSRGRPWKDLLVQIFRRRAVQESLIIPAVPEPLIVWVLSGSAVVEERELGGAWVANRVRAGDFFLTHSPRPCELKWRTEGAEPFQVMHVYLGLDLMKRAQRDLQGGEASGVALREISGASDPALSMFLDRIRSELVSGARPSALMVQALAQALAVHLVRAHADAGAHSQAPRGGLPAFKLHRVLALLEQRLDGEFRLAPLARAAGLSEFHFCRAFKKSTGFSPSRYFIRLRIDRARRLLRETDRPVIEIGLDVGYASPSHFAQVFRREVGVAPSAYRAGA, translated from the coding sequence ATGACCCCACTGCACGAACGATCCACCGCCGAGGCACTCGACGAGCGCGTGCCCGGGGAACTGCTCGCTAGCAGCAGGGGCCGGCCGTGGAAGGACCTGCTGGTTCAGATCTTCCGCCGGCGCGCGGTGCAGGAGAGCCTGATCATCCCGGCCGTGCCCGAACCGCTGATCGTCTGGGTGCTCTCGGGCAGCGCGGTGGTGGAGGAGCGCGAGCTCGGCGGCGCATGGGTGGCAAACCGCGTGCGCGCCGGCGACTTCTTCCTGACCCACTCGCCGCGGCCCTGCGAGCTCAAATGGCGCACCGAGGGCGCCGAGCCGTTCCAGGTGATGCATGTCTACCTCGGGCTGGACCTGATGAAGCGCGCGCAGCGCGACCTGCAGGGCGGCGAGGCGTCGGGGGTGGCGCTGCGCGAGATCTCCGGCGCGAGCGACCCGGCGCTGTCCATGTTCCTCGACCGCATCCGCAGCGAACTCGTGAGTGGGGCGCGGCCGAGTGCGCTGATGGTCCAGGCGCTCGCGCAGGCCCTGGCGGTGCACCTCGTGCGCGCCCATGCCGACGCGGGCGCGCATTCGCAGGCGCCGCGCGGCGGATTGCCGGCGTTCAAGCTGCACCGCGTGCTCGCGCTGCTCGAGCAGCGCCTCGACGGCGAGTTCCGCCTCGCACCGCTGGCGCGCGCGGCAGGGCTCAGCGAGTTCCACTTCTGCCGGGCCTTCAAGAAGAGCACGGGTTTCTCGCCCTCGCGCTATTTCATCCGCCTGCGCATCGACCGGGCGCGCCGGCTGCTGCGCGAGACCGACAGGCCGGTGATCGAGATCGGCCTCGACGTGGGCTATGCAAGCCCGAGCCACTTCGCGCAGGTGTTCCGGCGCGAGGTCGGCGTCGCGCCGAGCGCGTACCGCGCAGGGGCCTGA
- a CDS encoding SDR family oxidoreductase: MELQGKVALVSGASSGIGAATARRLAARGVKVGLAARRTDRLEALAAEIRAAGGEALPIAMDVTDPAAVSAGVAALAQAFGAIDIAFNNAGLMPISDLESLKTDEWHRMMDVNVKGLMNTTAAVLPYMKKQGGGHIVNTSSIAGRKVFPGLSVYCASKHAVTAFSEGLRLEVAPRHNIRVTCIQPGAVESELFEHISDAKYREQMEQLKDQMTFLKAEDIADTILFALQAPAHVNVAEVFVLPTTQPW, translated from the coding sequence ATGGAACTCCAAGGAAAAGTCGCACTCGTCTCGGGCGCATCGAGCGGCATCGGCGCCGCCACGGCACGCAGGCTGGCCGCCCGCGGCGTCAAGGTGGGCCTGGCCGCGCGGCGCACGGACCGTCTCGAAGCGCTCGCGGCCGAGATCCGCGCCGCGGGCGGCGAGGCGCTCCCGATCGCGATGGACGTCACCGACCCCGCGGCCGTCTCGGCCGGCGTGGCCGCGCTGGCGCAGGCCTTCGGCGCGATCGACATCGCCTTCAACAACGCGGGCCTGATGCCGATCTCGGACCTCGAGAGCCTGAAGACCGACGAATGGCACCGCATGATGGACGTCAACGTGAAGGGCCTGATGAACACCACGGCGGCGGTGCTGCCGTACATGAAGAAGCAGGGCGGCGGCCACATCGTCAACACCTCGTCGATCGCGGGCCGCAAGGTGTTCCCGGGCCTGTCGGTCTATTGCGCGAGCAAACATGCGGTGACCGCCTTCTCGGAGGGCCTGCGACTGGAGGTCGCACCGCGGCACAACATCCGCGTGACCTGCATCCAGCCCGGTGCGGTCGAGTCGGAACTGTTCGAGCACATCAGCGATGCCAAGTACCGCGAACAGATGGAGCAGCTCAAGGACCAGATGACCTTCCTCAAGGCCGAGGACATCGCCGACACGATTCTGTTCGCGCTCCAGGCGCCGGCGCATGTCAACGTCGCGGAGGTCTTCGTCCTTCCGACGACGCAGCCCTGGTAG
- a CDS encoding SDR family oxidoreductase, producing the protein MSGIQAKVVAITGASSGIGEATARLLAARGARVVLGARRTAKLEAIAADIERAGGQARIRALDVTRREDVEAFIAFAQREFGRIDVVVNNAGVMPLSALEEAKVDEWDRMIDVNIRGVLHGIAAGLPRMRAQKSGQFVNIASIGAHTVSPTAAVYCATKFAVRAISEGLRQEVGGDIRVTVISPGVTESELAESISDAGAREVMRDFRRIAIAPEAIARAVAFAIEQPADVDTSEIIVRPTASPY; encoded by the coding sequence ATGTCCGGAATCCAAGCCAAAGTCGTCGCCATCACCGGCGCCTCGAGCGGCATCGGCGAAGCCACCGCGCGCCTGCTGGCCGCGCGCGGCGCGCGGGTCGTGCTGGGCGCGCGCCGCACGGCGAAGCTCGAGGCCATCGCGGCCGACATCGAGCGCGCCGGCGGCCAGGCACGCATCCGCGCGCTCGACGTGACGCGCCGCGAGGACGTCGAGGCCTTCATCGCCTTCGCCCAGCGGGAGTTCGGCCGCATCGACGTCGTGGTCAACAACGCGGGCGTGATGCCGCTGTCCGCGCTCGAGGAAGCCAAGGTCGACGAGTGGGACCGCATGATCGACGTGAACATCCGCGGCGTGCTGCACGGCATCGCCGCGGGCCTGCCGCGCATGCGCGCGCAGAAGAGCGGGCAGTTCGTCAACATCGCCTCCATCGGCGCGCACACGGTGTCGCCCACGGCCGCGGTCTACTGCGCCACCAAGTTCGCGGTGCGCGCGATCTCGGAAGGCCTGCGCCAGGAGGTCGGCGGCGACATCCGGGTGACTGTGATCTCGCCCGGGGTGACCGAATCGGAACTCGCCGAGAGCATCTCCGACGCCGGCGCGCGCGAGGTGATGCGCGACTTCCGTCGGATCGCCATCGCGCCCGAGGCGATCGCGCGCGCCGTCGCGTTCGCGATCGAGCAGCCGGCCGATGTGGACACGAGCGAGATCATCGTGCGGCCCACGGCCAGCCCCTACTGA
- a CDS encoding type II toxin-antitoxin system Phd/YefM family antitoxin, with translation MNATNGHGHMALRASDIVPISEARARLAELAEDVVGSGCEKVLTKNGASYVALVDARRLDYYHALAAEHANLVLAADALVGLQQASAGQFVSDEALDRALGVAPPS, from the coding sequence GTGAATGCGACGAACGGACACGGTCATATGGCGTTGCGAGCATCGGACATTGTTCCCATCAGCGAAGCGCGCGCCCGCCTTGCGGAACTGGCCGAGGACGTTGTCGGCAGCGGCTGCGAAAAGGTGCTGACCAAGAACGGGGCAAGCTACGTGGCGTTGGTCGATGCGCGACGGCTTGATTACTACCATGCGCTTGCCGCGGAGCACGCCAACCTCGTGCTGGCCGCGGACGCCCTCGTCGGCCTGCAGCAGGCCTCGGCGGGGCAGTTCGTGTCCGATGAGGCGTTGGACCGGGCACTCGGCGTCGCACCGCCGTCGTGA